A genome region from Crossiella equi includes the following:
- a CDS encoding neutral zinc metallopeptidase, whose amino-acid sequence MAAPHAVPRPGGPGPGGPPPWQPPQPWGAMGYPPPRRKSAAPVVALVLAGALVVGVGLVAVVGSAFRSRPSVAEPGYNYPSYTGSSWTTTRSSTTTGLTTARTTTRTTTSTSSTPPRPRPVPKLADNPLHLAGKAVAPANCQLPAFKSGAEALRAFYGAAVKCMHEAWAPVMRAANLPDDPPGLEVVVGKDNSPCSSGGYASGAFYCGRNNTIYMNARVERNDGQNVQAGPSLGVLAHEYGHHVQSMSGILSAAWEQMYDAGQTSPTGLAISRRKELQASCFAGMFLAAASGRAGVSRNLANAAVADLGQRGDWPNNKRPRDHGSPGNNKAWATHGQKNNNSRDCNTWDAKPDIVS is encoded by the coding sequence ATGGCCGCGCCGCACGCCGTGCCCCGGCCGGGCGGTCCCGGTCCCGGTGGTCCGCCGCCGTGGCAGCCGCCGCAGCCCTGGGGCGCGATGGGCTACCCGCCGCCGCGCCGCAAGAGCGCCGCGCCGGTGGTGGCCCTGGTGCTGGCCGGTGCGCTGGTGGTCGGGGTGGGCCTGGTCGCGGTGGTCGGCAGTGCCTTCCGCAGCCGTCCGAGCGTGGCCGAGCCCGGGTACAACTACCCCAGCTACACCGGCAGCTCGTGGACCACCACCCGGTCCAGCACCACCACGGGCCTGACCACCGCGCGCACCACGACGCGCACCACCACCTCGACCTCCTCCACACCGCCCCGGCCGCGCCCGGTGCCGAAGCTGGCGGACAACCCGCTGCACCTGGCGGGCAAGGCGGTGGCCCCGGCGAACTGCCAGCTGCCCGCGTTCAAGTCCGGCGCGGAGGCCCTGCGCGCCTTCTACGGCGCGGCCGTGAAGTGCATGCACGAGGCCTGGGCGCCGGTGATGCGGGCGGCCAACCTGCCCGACGACCCGCCCGGCCTGGAGGTCGTGGTGGGCAAGGACAACAGCCCGTGCAGCTCCGGCGGGTACGCCAGCGGCGCGTTCTACTGCGGGCGGAACAACACGATCTACATGAACGCCCGCGTGGAGCGCAACGACGGCCAGAACGTGCAGGCCGGACCGAGCCTGGGCGTGCTCGCGCACGAGTACGGCCACCACGTGCAGTCGATGAGCGGCATCCTCAGCGCGGCCTGGGAGCAGATGTACGACGCGGGCCAGACCTCGCCGACCGGTCTGGCCATCTCGCGCCGCAAGGAGCTCCAGGCCAGCTGCTTCGCCGGGATGTTCCTGGCCGCGGCCTCCGGGCGCGCCGGGGTGAGCCGGAACCTGGCCAACGCGGCGGTCGCCGACCTCGGCCAGCGCGGGGACTGGCCGAACAACAAGCGCCCGCGCGACCACGGCTCGCCCGGCAACAACAAGGCGTGGGCCACGCACGGGCAGAAGAACAACAACAGCCGCGACTGCAACACCTGGGACGCCAAGCCCGACATCGTCAGCTGA
- a CDS encoding DoxX family protein: MKLSKAAGLAGLLLTAGAAHFARPKPFDEIVPASLPGDARTWTYVSGVAELAVGAAVAVPKTRKLGALAAAALFVAVFPANVKMAWDWRDKPLKQRLIAFGRLPLQVPLVLWALKVRRDAE, encoded by the coding sequence GTGAAGCTCTCGAAGGCGGCCGGACTGGCCGGGTTGCTCCTCACCGCCGGGGCCGCGCACTTCGCGCGGCCGAAACCGTTCGACGAGATCGTGCCCGCGAGCCTGCCCGGGGACGCGCGCACCTGGACCTACGTCTCCGGGGTCGCCGAGCTGGCCGTCGGGGCCGCGGTGGCGGTGCCGAAGACCAGGAAGCTGGGTGCGCTGGCCGCGGCCGCGCTGTTCGTCGCGGTGTTCCCGGCCAACGTCAAGATGGCCTGGGACTGGCGGGACAAGCCGCTGAAGCAGCGCCTCATCGCCTTCGGGCGGCTGCCGCTCCAGGTCCCGCTGGTGCTGTGGGCGTTGAAGGTGCGGCGGGACGCCGAGTAG
- a CDS encoding DUF5666 domain-containing protein, which produces MSEQPLIVPVPDEQPPARPGPPRRRGLLALGAVLVAGVAGAAVGAVLLGGLTGTEQPSGQLALAGSAGQVQEAAAPERQRPHRPGRGVPEGSTVLLGTLKSVADNAVTVTRDSGGDLTVSTDSRTRVRGQGVTALRELKPGGRVVVRVDKDGKALRVAVPKAHVTGTVTKVDGDRATVLGQSGLAVVVDVSSITDKPKVGDVVAVRGVAADAGGLLKADRVRQVPARR; this is translated from the coding sequence GTGTCCGAACAACCTCTGATCGTGCCGGTCCCCGACGAGCAGCCGCCCGCCCGTCCCGGCCCGCCCCGGCGGCGCGGCCTCCTGGCCCTGGGGGCGGTGCTGGTGGCCGGTGTCGCGGGCGCCGCCGTCGGTGCCGTGCTGCTCGGCGGGCTCACCGGCACCGAGCAGCCGTCCGGGCAGCTCGCCCTGGCGGGCAGCGCGGGCCAGGTGCAGGAGGCCGCGGCACCGGAACGGCAGCGCCCGCACCGCCCCGGCCGAGGGGTCCCGGAGGGCAGCACCGTGCTGCTCGGCACACTGAAGTCGGTGGCGGACAACGCGGTCACCGTGACCAGGGACAGCGGTGGCGACCTCACCGTCAGCACCGACAGCCGCACCCGCGTGCGCGGCCAGGGCGTGACCGCGCTGCGCGAACTCAAGCCCGGCGGGCGCGTGGTCGTGCGGGTGGACAAGGACGGCAAGGCGCTGCGCGTGGCGGTGCCGAAGGCGCACGTGACCGGCACCGTCACCAAGGTCGACGGCGACCGCGCCACCGTGCTCGGCCAGAGCGGCCTCGCGGTGGTGGTCGACGTGTCCTCGATCACGGACAAGCCCAAGGTCGGCGACGTGGTCGCGGTCCGGGGCGTGGCCGCGGACGCGGGTGGGCTGCTCAAGGCCGACCGGGTGCGCCAGGTGCCCGCCCGCCGCTGA
- a CDS encoding response regulator transcription factor has product MGPVSTAARVLVVEDAEAIRVAVASALTAAGYAAQARPDGRTLEADLESFRPDLVILDVMLPGRDGFALLDVVRSRCDSAVVLLTARDGVHDRVRGLRGGADDYVVKPFELAELIARVGAVLRRLNRVPSTTQIADLVIDADGGIVSRDGVPIDLTATELRLLGYLAAQRGRVVSKTQILTAVWGYEDYDANLVEVHVSALRRKLEAHGPRLLHTVRGLGYVLRANEP; this is encoded by the coding sequence ATGGGTCCGGTGAGCACCGCCGCACGAGTACTGGTCGTGGAGGACGCCGAGGCCATCCGGGTCGCGGTCGCCTCCGCACTGACCGCCGCCGGGTACGCCGCACAGGCCCGCCCGGACGGCCGCACGCTGGAAGCCGACCTGGAGTCCTTCCGCCCGGACCTGGTCATCCTGGACGTCATGCTGCCCGGCCGCGACGGGTTCGCCCTGCTGGACGTGGTGCGCAGCCGCTGCGACTCGGCCGTGGTGCTGCTGACCGCGCGGGACGGCGTGCACGACCGGGTGCGCGGGCTGCGCGGCGGGGCGGACGACTACGTGGTCAAGCCGTTCGAGCTGGCCGAGCTGATCGCGCGGGTGGGCGCGGTGCTGCGGCGGCTCAACCGGGTGCCGTCGACCACGCAGATCGCGGACCTGGTCATCGACGCCGACGGCGGCATCGTGTCCCGGGACGGGGTGCCGATCGACCTGACCGCCACCGAGCTGCGGCTGCTGGGCTACCTCGCGGCGCAGCGCGGCCGGGTGGTGAGCAAGACGCAGATCCTCACCGCGGTGTGGGGGTATGAGGACTACGACGCGAACCTGGTCGAGGTGCACGTGAGCGCGCTGCGCCGCAAGCTGGAAGCGCACGGCCCGCGCCTGCTGCACACCGTGCGCGGGCTCGGGTACGTGCTGCGCGCGAACGAGCCGTGA
- a CDS encoding HAMP domain-containing sensor histidine kinase, producing the protein MTERTPPLRTGSLRRRVSWGSFLVSAAAVIALIVLVDWRFGVQSRRDLMDKLHSRADVIVSAAKDPKNDPAYLAGKATGGGIRGTVILPDGQEFSGSSQGEAVKPERFQRWLPGNSAYPRRLLVLVADYNDANAAQRRLQQLLALLGLGTLGTVALVQALVIRLSLRPLDRMTSLARSIAGGHRGGRLSPTRPSTDMGRTAAAFDEMLDALEGAERQARESEERVRRFLADAAHELRTPLAGVQAAAEAVVQSSPETSFEDRERLNVLLAREARRASRLVEDLLSIAKIDEGLELRREPVDLLALSRSEAERIRLLANNVHVVVAGSPVVVPGDSDRLAQVLANLLGNARRYSARGGVVTVQVGRLGERAYVEVADSGPGVPPEDRDRIFDRLVRLDSSRDRGSGGAGLGLAIALGIARAHGGNLECVEPPAGQPGALFRLTLPAQDGVPLGQTQGELPPR; encoded by the coding sequence GTGACCGAGCGCACCCCGCCGCTGCGCACCGGCTCGCTGCGCCGGCGTGTGTCCTGGGGCTCGTTCCTGGTGTCGGCGGCCGCGGTGATCGCGTTGATCGTGTTGGTGGACTGGCGGTTCGGCGTGCAGTCCAGGCGCGACCTGATGGACAAGCTGCACTCACGCGCCGACGTGATCGTCAGCGCGGCCAAGGACCCGAAGAACGATCCCGCCTACCTGGCGGGCAAGGCGACCGGCGGTGGCATCCGGGGCACGGTCATCCTGCCGGACGGCCAGGAGTTCAGCGGCTCCAGCCAGGGCGAGGCGGTGAAGCCGGAACGCTTCCAGCGCTGGCTGCCCGGCAACTCGGCCTACCCCCGGCGGCTGCTCGTCCTGGTCGCCGACTACAACGACGCGAACGCCGCGCAGCGCAGGCTGCAACAGCTGCTGGCGTTGCTGGGCCTGGGCACGCTCGGCACGGTGGCACTGGTGCAGGCATTGGTGATCCGGCTGTCGCTGCGCCCGCTGGACCGCATGACCAGCCTGGCGCGCTCGATCGCGGGCGGGCACCGGGGCGGCCGCCTGTCCCCGACCAGGCCCAGCACGGACATGGGCCGCACGGCAGCGGCCTTCGACGAGATGCTGGACGCCCTGGAGGGCGCTGAACGCCAGGCCCGGGAGTCCGAGGAACGGGTGCGGCGCTTCCTGGCCGACGCCGCGCACGAGCTGCGCACTCCGCTGGCGGGCGTGCAGGCGGCGGCGGAGGCGGTCGTGCAGAGCAGCCCGGAGACCAGCTTCGAGGACCGCGAACGCCTGAACGTCCTGCTGGCCCGGGAAGCCCGCCGGGCCAGCCGCCTGGTCGAGGACCTGCTCTCGATCGCCAAGATCGACGAGGGCCTGGAGCTGCGCCGGGAACCGGTGGACCTGCTGGCCCTGTCCCGCTCGGAGGCCGAACGCATCCGCCTGCTGGCCAACAACGTGCACGTGGTCGTCGCGGGCTCCCCGGTCGTCGTCCCGGGCGACTCGGACCGCCTGGCCCAGGTCCTGGCCAACCTGCTGGGCAACGCCCGCCGCTACTCCGCGCGCGGCGGCGTGGTCACCGTCCAGGTCGGCCGGTTGGGCGAGAGGGCCTACGTCGAGGTCGCCGACTCCGGCCCGGGCGTCCCGCCGGAGGACCGCGACCGCATCTTCGACCGCCTGGTGCGCCTGGACTCCTCGCGGGACCGGGGTTCGGGCGGCGCCGGTCTGGGCTTGGCGATCGCGCTGGGCATCGCGCGGGCGCACGGCGGGAACCTGGAATGCGTGGAGCCGCCCGCCGGGCAGCCGGGGGCGTTGTTCCGGTTGACGCTGCCCGCTCAGGACGGGGTGCCTTTGGGCCAGACGCAGGGCGAGCTGCCCCCGAGGTAG
- a CDS encoding alpha/beta hydrolase, which produces MTTVPELRDAEPSVFTRAAQRWQDLATSLTTRADETHRVVKGLADWRGEAALTAHRELARHRARLDELAKGLGDIPQVLRTAGERLTHLQTALRTALATAHANQLRVATDGQVTDDAVAVATPPSPNRPNRAELCATLTTNLHDTLRQATEADEEAAAALRRITQLTTGMAPGGIDVCTPLSASIPAAGTSPAEVKKWWDGLSIADRESVLATDAARIGALDGIPAIARDRANRTVLAELRAELGGERTRLEAKSHRTPDDEKRLEELRKKLGGLDAVANRLAEPVTAAKQQAFLLGVNADGNGRAVVAMGNPDTATNVATLVPGTGSSLAEGGAYLDRADSMLEAAAVAGSPSTAVVSWVGYDSPPDVPGAMSESYAADGKQSLARFQEGLRATHEGQPSHNTVVGHSYGSTLVGHAARDLGLKADELVFIGSPGVGVERADQLNIPPERVHASVAQNDMIKASNVMPSPGFGAELRGPHGPDPTAASFGGRPFTSDPGTANPLGLPSIAAHMQYWEHDSKSLNNMGRVIAGKPTV; this is translated from the coding sequence ATGACCACCGTCCCGGAACTGCGCGACGCCGAACCCTCGGTGTTCACCCGCGCCGCCCAACGCTGGCAGGACCTGGCCACCTCACTCACCACCAGAGCGGACGAGACCCACCGCGTGGTCAAAGGCCTGGCCGACTGGCGAGGCGAAGCCGCGCTCACCGCCCACCGGGAACTGGCCCGCCACCGCGCCCGCCTGGACGAGCTGGCCAAGGGCCTGGGCGACATCCCGCAGGTCCTCCGCACAGCGGGCGAACGCCTGACCCACCTCCAGACCGCCCTGCGCACGGCCCTGGCCACCGCCCACGCGAACCAGCTGCGGGTGGCCACCGACGGCCAGGTCACCGACGACGCGGTCGCCGTGGCCACCCCACCGTCCCCGAACCGCCCCAACCGCGCCGAACTCTGCGCGACCCTGACCACCAACCTCCACGACACCCTCCGCCAGGCCACGGAAGCGGACGAGGAAGCCGCCGCCGCACTGCGCCGGATCACCCAGCTGACCACCGGCATGGCCCCGGGCGGCATCGACGTCTGCACCCCGCTCTCCGCCTCGATCCCGGCCGCGGGCACCTCCCCGGCCGAGGTCAAGAAGTGGTGGGACGGCCTCTCCATCGCCGACCGCGAGTCCGTGCTGGCCACCGACGCGGCCCGCATCGGCGCCCTGGACGGCATCCCGGCCATCGCCCGGGACCGAGCCAACCGCACAGTCCTGGCCGAACTCCGCGCGGAACTGGGCGGGGAACGCACCCGCCTGGAGGCCAAGTCGCACCGAACCCCGGACGACGAGAAGCGCCTGGAGGAGCTGCGCAAGAAGCTGGGCGGCCTGGACGCGGTCGCCAACCGCCTGGCCGAACCGGTGACCGCGGCGAAGCAGCAGGCCTTCCTGCTGGGTGTCAACGCCGACGGCAACGGCCGGGCCGTCGTCGCCATGGGCAACCCGGACACCGCCACGAACGTGGCGACCCTGGTGCCCGGCACCGGCTCCAGCCTCGCCGAGGGCGGTGCCTACCTGGACCGTGCCGATTCCATGCTCGAGGCCGCAGCGGTAGCGGGGTCGCCGTCCACGGCGGTGGTCAGCTGGGTGGGCTACGACTCTCCGCCGGACGTCCCCGGTGCGATGAGCGAGAGCTACGCGGCCGACGGCAAACAGAGCCTGGCCCGGTTCCAGGAGGGCCTGCGCGCCACCCACGAGGGACAGCCCTCGCACAACACGGTCGTCGGGCACAGCTACGGGTCCACCCTGGTCGGGCACGCCGCCCGCGACCTCGGCCTGAAGGCGGACGAGCTGGTGTTCATCGGCAGCCCGGGCGTGGGGGTGGAACGTGCCGACCAGCTGAACATCCCGCCGGAACGCGTGCACGCCAGCGTCGCCCAGAACGACATGATCAAGGCGAGCAACGTCATGCCCAGCCCGGGATTCGGCGCCGAGCTCCGCGGCCCGCACGGCCCAGATCCCACTGCGGCCAGTTTCGGCGGCAGGCCGTTCACCTCGGACCCAGGCACCGCCAACCCGCTCGGACTGCCCAGCATCGCGGCCCACATGCAGTACTGGGAACACGACAGCAAGTCACTGAACAACATGGGGAGGGTCATTGCGGGTAAGCCGACGGTCTAG
- a CDS encoding ESX secretion-associated protein EspG, with product MTAGTRRADLTLDPRQLAVSWHRLGLGAPPAELVSSADDGLSLPAPPVEDLAPALTLLATAQREVALHVSSPRQWAVAVASGDAGLLAVRSGNLIRLRRAFGTALPRLIVGIAPTHRAGPGRSVSVPSAVFDEACGRAATGTEELATALRTRRVRATDAETLGNMLTGITGGGQFTAAMRDRTGRRHQAAHPVSFLDTERGRYLLEQRATYDGSSWTTVAPGNQARVTAQVQRLLADLSRTLGWD from the coding sequence GTGACCGCGGGGACACGCCGAGCGGATCTGACACTGGACCCCCGCCAGCTCGCCGTGAGCTGGCACCGGCTCGGTCTGGGCGCGCCCCCGGCCGAACTGGTCAGCTCAGCCGACGATGGCTTGTCCCTGCCCGCCCCGCCCGTCGAGGACCTGGCCCCGGCCCTGACCCTGCTGGCCACCGCCCAGCGCGAGGTCGCCCTGCACGTGTCCAGCCCCCGGCAGTGGGCGGTCGCGGTGGCCAGCGGTGACGCGGGCCTGCTCGCGGTGCGCAGCGGCAACCTGATCCGGCTGCGCCGGGCGTTCGGCACCGCGCTGCCCCGGCTCATCGTGGGCATCGCGCCCACCCACCGCGCCGGGCCGGGCCGGTCGGTGAGCGTGCCCAGCGCGGTCTTCGACGAGGCCTGCGGCCGGGCCGCCACCGGCACCGAGGAGCTGGCCACCGCGCTGCGCACCCGCCGGGTGCGCGCCACCGACGCCGAGACCCTGGGCAACATGCTCACCGGCATCACCGGTGGCGGCCAGTTCACCGCGGCCATGCGCGACCGCACCGGCCGCCGCCACCAGGCCGCGCACCCGGTGAGCTTCCTGGACACCGAACGCGGCCGCTACCTGCTGGAACAGCGCGCCACCTACGACGGCTCGTCCTGGACCACGGTCGCCCCGGGCAACCAGGCCCGGGTCACTGCGCAGGTGCAGCGGCTGCTGGCGGACCTGTCCAGGACGCTGGGCTGGGACTAG
- a CDS encoding neutral zinc metallopeptidase — MTVPPGSGQPEYGGYPSSGYQDPYSAYPSYGGYQVEPPPEPPRRRKNSPFTVLLVIVALVGAVVVYAKVTAKYSDTASDAGTSSPAAPGTTQPPEGTQTSPPPLRPRAPRKLEDHPLMVDGGKLAFANCELPKLGRATEQLRAFYLAGLDCLNRAWTPLLESSNLPTYEVELDTSADITETACGKADKDETFVAMYCSRNHMIYMPTKRLLRAYSTTSPGGHLATLAHEYGHHVQSVSGMLAAAGEAQEKAGEDTPGSADVSRRIEMQANCFAGMFLTATVGRGTVTKALADKAVNDFRQADDSADAQSSHGTGRNQGAWARKGYQSGDAKDCNTWAAKPADVK; from the coding sequence ATGACGGTGCCGCCAGGGTCGGGTCAGCCGGAGTACGGCGGGTACCCGTCCTCGGGCTACCAGGACCCCTACTCTGCCTACCCGTCGTACGGCGGGTACCAGGTCGAGCCGCCGCCGGAACCGCCCCGTCGCCGCAAGAACTCCCCGTTCACCGTGCTGCTCGTGATCGTCGCGCTGGTCGGCGCGGTGGTGGTCTACGCGAAGGTCACCGCCAAGTACTCCGACACCGCCAGTGACGCCGGAACCTCCTCACCCGCCGCGCCGGGCACCACGCAGCCGCCCGAGGGCACGCAGACCTCGCCGCCGCCGCTGCGGCCACGCGCGCCGCGCAAGCTCGAGGACCACCCGCTGATGGTCGACGGCGGCAAGCTCGCCTTCGCCAACTGCGAGCTGCCCAAGCTCGGGCGGGCCACCGAGCAGCTGCGCGCGTTCTACCTGGCCGGGCTCGACTGCCTCAACCGCGCGTGGACGCCGCTGCTGGAGTCCTCGAACCTGCCGACCTACGAGGTCGAGCTCGACACCTCGGCCGATATCACCGAGACCGCGTGCGGCAAGGCCGACAAGGACGAGACCTTCGTGGCCATGTACTGCTCGCGCAACCACATGATCTACATGCCGACCAAGCGGCTGCTGCGCGCGTACAGCACCACCTCCCCCGGCGGGCACCTGGCCACGCTGGCGCACGAGTACGGCCACCACGTGCAGTCGGTGAGCGGCATGCTGGCCGCGGCCGGGGAGGCGCAGGAGAAGGCCGGGGAGGACACCCCGGGCAGTGCCGATGTGTCCCGCCGCATCGAAATGCAGGCAAACTGCTTCGCGGGCATGTTCCTTACCGCTACGGTCGGCCGCGGCACCGTGACCAAGGCGCTGGCGGACAAGGCGGTCAACGACTTTCGCCAGGCGGATGACTCCGCTGACGCCCAGTCCAGCCACGGCACCGGCAGGAACCAGGGCGCCTGGGCCAGGAAGGGTTACCAGTCCGGCGACGCGAAGGACTGCAACACCTGGGCGGCCAAGCCCGCGGACGTGAAGTGA
- a CDS encoding DUF2207 domain-containing protein, with translation MLTNWGALLATAVLAPVTFLAVPPPPSGGVEPTGAQGLPGTVSADVALRLERDGKLSVTEQVTVPEGQSVTRTVPLRVAAGDDVERVFTVSAAAVEGKGRVEQNAEELTFRLDGGAAKISYTVLGAVADAGDAQDVRWQVSGGWSTDVDSVEVNFVSPKPPTSVTCLAGLPGSATLCTNAQVVAGEAASARNIGLKQGERVDLAVGLEPGTVPANARFDQGSTLAKAFALTPLTLGGLGGLAVLLLGGIALLWYARGRDAKALASDVGPVQVLIADEQSRVSFASPDGVLPGQVGTVVDEHVDVVDVTATVVDLAVRNYVWIEEITSGTGVANWRIVRRNPPDDYLTVYERAVYDTLFAGERDQVLLSGLRGGALDLTGVRDALYTDVVERQWFTRRPDTERTRWWWVGLGLTGLGVVATLLLAFTTTYALLGLAVVVAGIALTIGARSMPARTRRGSALLEQVRGLRGYLNTVKVDDIPAADREMVFSRSLPYAVVLGETDRWLREFATLDSDADGTPGLYWYGESTDGEEGTPDLRRFAAHFPLFLAAVDGVLAEAGHLRSLR, from the coding sequence GTGTTGACGAACTGGGGCGCCCTGCTCGCCACGGCCGTGCTGGCACCGGTCACGTTCCTGGCCGTGCCCCCTCCGCCCTCGGGCGGTGTCGAGCCGACGGGCGCCCAAGGGCTGCCCGGCACGGTCTCGGCCGATGTCGCCCTCCGGCTGGAACGGGACGGCAAGCTCAGTGTGACCGAGCAGGTCACCGTGCCGGAAGGCCAGTCCGTCACCCGCACCGTGCCGCTGCGCGTGGCCGCCGGGGACGACGTCGAGCGCGTGTTCACCGTCAGCGCCGCCGCGGTCGAGGGCAAGGGCCGGGTCGAGCAGAACGCCGAGGAGCTGACCTTCCGGCTCGACGGCGGTGCGGCCAAGATCAGCTACACCGTGCTCGGCGCGGTCGCCGACGCGGGCGACGCGCAGGACGTGCGCTGGCAGGTCTCCGGCGGCTGGAGCACCGACGTCGACTCGGTCGAGGTCAACTTCGTCTCGCCCAAGCCGCCCACCTCGGTCACCTGCCTGGCGGGCCTGCCCGGCTCGGCCACCCTGTGCACCAACGCCCAGGTGGTCGCGGGCGAGGCGGCCAGCGCCCGCAACATCGGCCTCAAGCAGGGCGAGCGGGTGGATCTCGCGGTCGGCCTGGAACCGGGCACGGTGCCCGCCAACGCCCGCTTCGACCAGGGCTCCACCCTGGCCAAGGCCTTCGCCCTCACCCCGCTCACCCTCGGCGGGCTGGGCGGCCTGGCGGTGCTGCTGCTCGGTGGCATCGCACTGCTCTGGTACGCCCGCGGCCGCGACGCCAAGGCGCTGGCCAGCGACGTCGGCCCGGTGCAGGTGCTCATCGCGGACGAGCAGTCCCGCGTCAGCTTCGCCTCCCCGGACGGAGTGCTGCCCGGCCAGGTCGGCACCGTGGTCGACGAGCACGTGGACGTCGTGGACGTGACCGCCACCGTGGTCGACCTCGCGGTGCGCAACTACGTCTGGATCGAGGAGATCACCAGCGGCACCGGCGTGGCCAACTGGCGCATCGTGCGCCGCAACCCGCCGGATGACTACCTCACCGTCTACGAGCGCGCGGTCTACGACACCCTGTTCGCGGGCGAGCGCGACCAGGTGCTGCTCTCCGGCCTGCGCGGCGGCGCCCTGGACCTCACCGGCGTGCGCGACGCGCTCTACACCGACGTGGTCGAGCGGCAGTGGTTCACCCGCCGCCCGGACACCGAGCGCACCCGCTGGTGGTGGGTCGGCCTCGGCCTGACCGGCCTGGGCGTGGTGGCCACCCTGCTGCTCGCCTTCACCACCACCTACGCGCTGCTCGGCCTGGCCGTGGTGGTCGCGGGCATCGCGCTGACCATCGGCGCCCGCTCCATGCCCGCCCGTACCCGGCGCGGCAGCGCCCTGCTGGAGCAGGTCCGCGGCCTGCGCGGGTACCTCAACACGGTGAAGGTCGACGACATCCCGGCGGCCGACCGCGAGATGGTCTTCTCCCGTTCCCTGCCCTACGCGGTGGTGCTCGGCGAGACCGACCGCTGGCTGCGCGAGTTCGCCACGCTGGACTCCGACGCGGACGGCACCCCCGGTCTGTACTGGTACGGCGAGTCCACCGACGGCGAGGAGGGCACCCCCGACCTGCGGCGCTTCGCCGCGCACTTCCCCCTGTTCCTCGCCGCGGTGGACGGCGTGCTGGCCGAGGCGGGGCACCTGCGCTCACTCAGGTAG
- a CDS encoding potassium channel family protein, translated as MIRRRWSANLLTDRPDHDLVGIIKIPDTGRGPVRSIVTRVIGATIALFVAVVIVYLDRDGYRDVDENGLTLLDSIYYATVSLSTTGYGDITPVSPTARLTNILIITPLRVLFLIVLVGTTLEVLTERSRQAFKIQKWRTNVRDHVVVIGYGTKGRSSVSALLGDGVPPDQIVVVDTEHEALEAATGQKLVTVHGSGSRSDVLRIAGVPHAKAVVVATNRDDTAVLVTLTARELAPKAQIVASVREAENVHLLRQSGADSVVVSSETAGRLLGMATTTPSIVEMFEDLLTPDAGLAIAEREVETTEVGGSPRHISDIVLGVVRGGQLYRVDAPEADAIEDGDRLLYVKKVTPPDQDH; from the coding sequence ATGATCAGGCGCCGGTGGTCGGCGAACCTGCTGACCGACCGTCCTGACCACGACCTGGTGGGGATCATCAAGATCCCGGACACCGGCCGGGGCCCGGTGCGGTCGATCGTCACCCGGGTGATCGGTGCGACGATCGCGCTGTTCGTGGCGGTGGTCATCGTCTACCTGGACCGGGACGGCTACCGCGACGTCGACGAGAACGGGCTCACGCTGCTCGACTCGATCTACTACGCCACGGTCTCCCTCTCCACCACCGGCTACGGCGACATCACCCCGGTCTCGCCGACGGCCCGGCTCACCAACATCCTCATCATCACGCCGCTGCGGGTGCTGTTCCTGATCGTGCTGGTCGGCACCACCCTCGAGGTGCTCACCGAACGCTCCCGGCAGGCTTTCAAGATCCAGAAGTGGAGGACCAACGTGCGTGACCACGTGGTCGTCATCGGCTACGGCACCAAGGGGCGCTCGTCGGTCAGCGCACTCCTGGGCGACGGCGTGCCGCCGGACCAGATCGTGGTGGTGGACACCGAGCACGAGGCCCTGGAGGCGGCCACCGGCCAGAAACTGGTGACGGTGCACGGTTCGGGCAGCCGCAGCGACGTGCTGCGCATCGCGGGCGTCCCGCACGCCAAGGCGGTCGTCGTGGCCACCAACCGCGACGACACCGCCGTCCTGGTCACCCTCACCGCACGGGAGCTGGCCCCCAAGGCCCAGATCGTGGCCTCGGTCCGTGAGGCCGAGAACGTGCACCTGCTGCGCCAGTCGGGCGCGGACTCGGTCGTGGTCTCCAGCGAGACGGCGGGCCGCCTGCTGGGCATGGCCACCACCACCCCGTCCATCGTGGAGATGTTCGAGGACCTCCTCACCCCGGACGCGGGCCTGGCCATCGCCGAACGCGAGGTCGAGACCACCGAGGTGGGCGGCTCCCCGCGCCACATCTCCGACATCGTGCTGGGCGTGGTCCGGGGCGGCCAGCTCTACCGCGTCGACGCCCCGGAGGCCGACGCCATCGAGGACGGCGACCGCCTGCTCTACGTCAAGAAGGTCACCCCGCCGGACCAGGACCACTAG
- a CDS encoding alpha/beta hydrolase → MLGVNADGNGRAIVAMGNPDTAANVATLVPGTGSSLAEGGAYWTVPTG, encoded by the coding sequence GTGTTGGGTGTCAACGCCGATGGCAACGGCCGGGCCATCGTGGCCATGGGCAATCCGGACACCGCCGCGAACGTGGCGACCCTGGTGCCCGGCACCGGCTCCAGCCTCGCCGAGGGCGGTGCCTACTGGACCGTGCCGACCGGATGA